The Aminithiophilus ramosus genome contains a region encoding:
- a CDS encoding branched-chain amino acid ABC transporter permease has translation MGTFIQQVINGLSLGSVYALIAVGYSLVYSILLFSNFAHGGFLVIGGYICYYVLNSLGANIWVAGLVSLVGSGLCAVLTERLAYKPIRERTSVTLYLLIASMGMSIVIENLFVIFAGGRFRALPPVIPTSPVNLFGLATTSAFDLLSLVAAVVFLGGLQLFLTRTKWGLAIRAAAYDLRTAGLMGVNVGRLISIVFFVSGLLASVGGIFLSVRYTLYPQLGSITIKAFVAAVIGGLGSLPGAVVGSLILGLAEMLTAGFLSSQLRDLVVFSLLVITLIVRPSGLFGKDIKEKV, from the coding sequence TTGGGCACGTTCATCCAGCAGGTCATCAACGGCCTCTCTCTAGGGTCCGTCTATGCCCTCATCGCCGTCGGCTACTCCCTGGTCTATTCCATCCTTCTTTTCTCCAACTTCGCCCACGGCGGCTTCCTCGTCATCGGCGGCTACATCTGCTACTACGTCCTCAACTCCCTGGGGGCCAACATCTGGGTCGCCGGACTCGTCTCCCTCGTCGGATCGGGCCTGTGCGCCGTCCTCACCGAACGGCTGGCCTACAAGCCGATCCGGGAGCGGACCAGCGTCACCCTCTACCTCCTCATCGCCTCCATGGGCATGAGCATCGTCATCGAGAACCTCTTCGTCATCTTCGCCGGGGGACGCTTCCGGGCCCTGCCGCCCGTCATCCCCACGAGCCCCGTCAACCTCTTCGGCCTGGCCACGACGAGCGCCTTCGACCTCCTCTCCCTCGTCGCCGCCGTCGTCTTCCTCGGCGGTCTCCAGCTCTTCCTCACCCGGACCAAGTGGGGACTGGCCATCCGCGCCGCCGCCTACGACCTCCGCACGGCGGGGCTCATGGGCGTCAACGTGGGACGGCTCATCTCCATCGTCTTCTTCGTCTCGGGCCTGCTCGCCTCCGTGGGGGGCATCTTCCTCTCCGTCCGCTACACCCTCTACCCCCAGCTCGGCTCCATCACCATCAAGGCCTTCGTCGCCGCCGTCATCGGCGGCCTTGGGTCCCTGCCCGGAGCCGTCGTGGGAAGCCTCATCCTCGGCCTGGCCGAGATGCTCACGGCGGGGTTCCTGTCGAGCCAGCTGCGGGACCTCGTCGTCTTCTCCCTTCTCGTCATCACCCTCATCGTCCGCCCCTCGGGGCTCTTCGGCAAAGACATCAAGGAAAAGGTCTGA
- a CDS encoding branched-chain amino acid ABC transporter permease: MSNYTEGILILLMINGIAAMGVSLLTGFTGIFTLGHAAYLAIGSYTTAILTLDYGLHWFPAILIGGMLAMAVGYLVGLPTLKLMGDYYAIASIGLAESIRLIIENWQSVTNGARGIPGIDTFTTLPITAGFFVVMAYGAFCLIDGRFGRAFKACRDDHVAASLLGFNTPRCRVLSLSISAFYVGIAGGLYAGFISFIQPVMFDMLKSTEMTAVVVFGGLGSMSGALLGTTIITLVTELFRPISQYRMLIYGLVLVLVMIFRPEGILGQHEVGPALFRRLGRLFRRNAAATPEERRSSR, from the coding sequence GTGTCGAACTACACCGAAGGCATCCTCATCCTCCTCATGATCAACGGCATCGCCGCCATGGGCGTCTCCCTCCTCACGGGCTTCACGGGCATCTTCACCCTGGGACACGCCGCCTACCTGGCCATCGGCTCCTACACGACGGCCATCCTCACCCTCGACTACGGCCTCCACTGGTTCCCCGCCATCCTCATCGGAGGAATGCTGGCCATGGCCGTCGGCTACCTCGTCGGCCTGCCGACGCTCAAACTCATGGGCGACTACTACGCCATCGCCTCCATCGGCCTGGCCGAATCGATCCGCCTCATCATCGAAAACTGGCAGAGCGTCACCAACGGAGCCCGGGGCATCCCCGGCATCGACACGTTCACCACCCTGCCCATCACGGCGGGATTTTTCGTCGTCATGGCCTACGGCGCCTTCTGCCTCATCGACGGCCGCTTCGGGAGGGCCTTCAAGGCCTGCCGCGACGACCACGTCGCCGCCTCCCTGCTGGGCTTCAACACGCCCCGCTGTCGCGTCCTGAGCCTCTCCATCTCGGCCTTTTACGTCGGCATCGCCGGCGGTCTGTACGCCGGATTCATCTCCTTCATCCAGCCCGTCATGTTCGACATGCTCAAATCGACGGAGATGACGGCCGTCGTCGTCTTCGGCGGCCTGGGCTCCATGAGCGGCGCCCTCCTGGGCACGACGATCATCACCCTCGTCACCGAACTCTTCCGCCCCATCTCCCAGTACCGCATGCTCATCTACGGCCTCGTCCTCGTGCTGGTCATGATCTTCCGGCCCGAGGGCATCCTGGGCCAGCACGAGGTCGGCCCGGCCCTCTTCAGACGACTCGGGCGCCTCTTCCGCCGCAACGCCGCCGCAACGCCGGAAGAAAGGAGATCCTCCCGATGA
- a CDS encoding ABC transporter ATP-binding protein translates to MSAPEAVLTLSGVNKSFGGVQAVSQMTFTVERGAITGLIGPNGAGKTTIFNLVTAVYPVDSGDILFKGRSLPGLASHEIIRLGIARTFQNLRLFHRSTALENVMTACQRHHPYGFLEALTHGGRWKRTEKAIERRSLELLDRVGLADRAHQAASTLPYGHQRRLEIARALALDPELLLLDEPAAGMNPEEVFALNDLIGAIHRDFSLTILVIEHHMDLVMEICPHIVCMNFGAKIAEGGPEDIQNHPEVLKAYLGEEAVEA, encoded by the coding sequence ATGAGCGCCCCCGAAGCCGTCCTGACCCTGTCGGGCGTCAACAAGTCCTTCGGCGGCGTCCAGGCCGTCTCGCAGATGACCTTCACCGTCGAGCGGGGCGCCATCACGGGCCTCATCGGCCCCAACGGGGCGGGCAAGACGACGATCTTCAACCTCGTCACCGCCGTCTACCCCGTCGACTCGGGCGACATCCTCTTCAAGGGGCGCTCCCTGCCGGGACTGGCCTCTCACGAGATCATCCGTCTGGGCATCGCCCGGACCTTCCAGAACCTCCGTCTCTTCCACCGCTCGACGGCCCTGGAGAACGTCATGACGGCCTGTCAGCGCCACCACCCCTACGGCTTCCTCGAGGCCCTCACCCACGGCGGACGGTGGAAGAGGACGGAGAAGGCCATCGAGAGGCGTAGCCTGGAGCTTCTCGACCGGGTGGGCCTGGCCGATCGGGCCCACCAGGCCGCCTCGACCCTCCCCTACGGCCATCAGCGGCGGCTCGAGATCGCCCGCGCCCTGGCCCTCGATCCGGAACTCCTCCTCCTCGACGAGCCCGCCGCGGGGATGAATCCCGAAGAGGTCTTCGCCCTCAACGACCTCATCGGCGCCATCCACCGCGACTTCTCCCTGACGATCCTCGTCATCGAGCACCACATGGACCTCGTCATGGAGATCTGTCCCCACATCGTCTGCATGAACTTCGGCGCCAAAATAGCCGAAGGGGGCCCCGAGGACATCCAGAACCACCCCGAAGTCCTCAAGGCCTATCTGGGAGAGGAGGCCGTCGAAGCATGA
- a CDS encoding ABC transporter ATP-binding protein produces the protein MTEPKAPLLSVRDLCVSYGAIQAVQNVSIDVFEGEIVSVIGANGAGKSTLMNAIMGDVRRERGEIFLDGNPLASKSFQVVAQGVSLSPEGRKVFAPLTVMENLMMGAFPRSDRHNVDEDLQKVFTLFPRLEERRGQYAGTLSGGEQQMLAIGRALMSRPRILLLDEPSLGLAPIIIREIFKELVLVNRQGITILLVEQNARQALLLSHRAYVLQTGLLVKEGLSADLLKDPDIEAAYLGGGRRRR, from the coding sequence ATGACCGAGCCCAAAGCCCCCCTGCTCTCCGTCCGCGACCTCTGCGTCAGCTACGGCGCCATCCAGGCCGTCCAGAACGTCTCCATCGACGTCTTCGAGGGCGAGATCGTCTCCGTCATCGGCGCCAACGGGGCGGGCAAGTCGACGCTGATGAACGCCATCATGGGCGACGTCCGCCGCGAGAGGGGCGAGATCTTCCTCGACGGCAACCCCCTCGCCTCGAAGAGTTTCCAGGTCGTCGCCCAGGGCGTCTCCCTCTCTCCCGAGGGGCGGAAGGTCTTCGCCCCCCTGACGGTCATGGAAAACCTCATGATGGGGGCCTTCCCCCGGAGCGACAGGCACAACGTCGACGAGGACCTCCAGAAGGTCTTCACCCTCTTCCCCCGCCTCGAAGAGCGCCGGGGGCAGTACGCCGGCACCCTCTCGGGCGGAGAACAGCAGATGCTGGCCATAGGCCGGGCCCTCATGTCGCGCCCCCGGATCCTCCTCCTCGACGAGCCCTCCCTGGGGCTGGCCCCCATCATCATCAGGGAGATCTTCAAGGAGCTGGTCCTCGTCAACAGACAGGGCATCACGATCCTCCTCGTCGAGCAGAACGCCCGTCAGGCCCTTCTTCTCTCCCATCGGGCCTACGTCCTCCAGACGGGTCTCCTCGTCAAGGAGGGACTCTCCGCCGACCTGCTCAAGGATCCCGACATCGAGGCGGCCTACCTCGGCGGCGGTCGCCGACGCCGCTGA